From bacterium:
CGTAATGCGGCGGATCGTTCCGAGCCAGGAGGAGCGCCGTCATGTTCTGGCGCTGGCGGGCGACGAACGGCACCGAGAGGACGAACTCGGCGCGGTCCTCCCCGGGCAGCCGGAGCGTCGAATAGGTCGGCCGGAACGAGCGCGCCTCGTTGCCCAGCTCTTGCGGGACCTGCCACACGTCCTGGCCGGCGTAGAAGGCGCCGGCGTCGTCGATGTGGTACTCCTCGAGCACGGCCGCCTGGGCCCGGAGGAAGAGCACCGGGTAGCGAAGGTGCGCGCGCAGGTCCGGGTCCATCTCGTGGAGCGGCCGGAACAGGCCCGGGAAGATGCGCCGGTATGTGGCGAGGATCGGGTCGGCCTCGTCGGCGGCGTAGAGGGCGACGTCGCCGGTCAGCGCATCCACGGTGGCTTTGACGCTGTTCCGCAGGTAGCGCGTCGTGCCGATCCCCGGGACGTTCACGCTGCGGGCCAGGGGGAACGAGGCCGACGTCGTGTAGCCGTCCACCATCCACACGATGCGCCCGCGGTGGATGACGGGATACGGGTCGGGGTCCCAGACGATGAACGGGGCGATCGCGCGGATGCGCTCGCCGAGGGAGCGGCGGAACAGGATGCGGCTGTCGGGCGTGAGCTCGCCGGAGAAGAGGAGGTTGAGCTCCCTGAACCGCCACGCGAACGCCAGGAGCCGGGGCAGCGGCCGGAGCAGGATGCCCTCGGGGAAGTCCTGCCCGGGCACGCCGGTCAGGGCGCCGTCGCGGCCGGGGATGAGCACGACGTAGCCAGGCATCGTCTCGCCGATGAAGACGCTCGGGTGGGCGAGCTCGAGCGCCGGCGGTGCGGCCGGATCCCGCACCACCGGGTTGAGGTCCCCGAGCCACAGGACGGGCTCGCCGCGATCGGAGATCAGCGACGTGGGCGTGACGACGGCGCCGGTGCCGGCGATGTAGGTGGGGTTGAGCCGGAGCGTCTGCCACGTCTGCGCGGCCGGCGGCAGTCCCCGGCCGTTGAACTCCCGGACCGCGATGGCCACCTGGGTCCGGGTGCCGCCCGGCGGGCCGTAGCGGTCGTAGTCCACGCCGGGGAAGTGGTAGTAGCCGAGGATGCTCTGGGTCTGGTTGTAGACGGCGCGGAGCGGCTCCAGGTCCCAAAGCGGGAGCGCTGCGACGAACGGCTCGAGCTCCTCCCACGGCGGGATCGTCCCCGCGCGGTACGGGAACCGCCGGCGCTCGATGCGGTGCAGGTCGAAGGCGCGGCGCGTGAAATCGATGTTCCAACGGATGTAGGTGGATTCCTTGGCGAACTGGTTGGGTTCGACCTGGAATTTCTGGACCAGGGCCGGATAGAGGAAGCCGGCGAGCACGGCGCCCAGCACCAGCGCGCCGGTCGAGATCGACGCGGGCAGCCAGCTCCGCCGCCAGGCGCCGTAGAGCAGCGCGCCCGCAGTGACGACGGAGAGGAACGCCATCGCGTTGCGTGCGGGCAGGCGCGCGTGCACGTCGGTGTAGCCGAGCGGATAGCGGACGCCCGATCCCTCGATCAGGAGGCCGTAGCGTCCGAGCCAGTAGCGGATCCCGACGAGCAGCACGAGGCCGGCCGCGAGGACGACGAAGTGCAGACGGGGGGTGGACTCCACCTCCAGGCGGCCGTCCCGCACCCGCACGCCCCCGGCGAGGATGTAGCCGAGCAGGACGAGCAGGAGGGTCCACAAGAGGAGCAGGAGCGCGAAGTCGGCGAGTCGGTCGAAGGCCGGGAGCTCGAAGACGTAGAACGAGAGGTCGTGGCCGAAGAGCGGGTCCGTGGCGCCCCACGGGACGTGACGCAGCCACGCCAGGATGGTGAGCGCGCCCCCGCCGTCGAACGGGATGCCGGAGAGCCACCAGCCGGCGAGGACGGCCACCGCGAGGATCCCGAGCGTGATGTAACGGCGGGGGACCTGCTCGGCGATCTCGAGGTTGCCGTATCGGCGCCGGAGCTGGACCGGCCCGACCTGCCGGGCCACGAACCACAGGTTGAGCGCCACGAACGCGGCGCCCAGGCCGCCCACCACGAGACGGACAGCCGCCGTCGTCGCCAGGCGGGTCCAGTACACACCGCCGTAGCCGACGCCCGCGTACCAGAGCGCGTCGGTGTAGAGCCCGGTCAGCGCGCCGCCTACGACCAGCAGGAGGATGAGCGCGACGGCGGCGAGAAGGAGGAGGCGGCCGGGCCGGCGGAGCATGTTACACGTCGACGCCCTGCTCCCGCAGCCACCGTTCCATGGTGGCGCGGATCTCGGCGAGGGCCTCGGGCGAGCGGGCCTCGTAACGCAGCACGAGGACCGGCTGTGTGTTGGACGCCCTGAGCAGGCCCCAGCCCTGCGGGAAGAGGACCCTCGCGCCGTCCACGGAGATCACCTCGTGCGACTGGCTGAAGTCCCGGACCGCCGCCGCGACGATGTCGAACTTGCGCTCCTCCGGCACATCCACCCGGATCTCCGGCGTCGAGACGTAGGAGGGGAACTCCGCCACAAGGGACGAGAGCGGGCGGTCCGCCCGTGCGACCAGGTCCACCAACCGGCAGGCCGCGTACAGGGCGTCATCGAAGCCGTAGTAATCGTCCGCGAAGCAGACGTGCCCGGACAGCTCGCCGGCGATCGGGGCGCCGGTCTCCCTCATCTTCTCCTTGATCAGGGAGTGGCCGGTCTTCCACATGATCGGCTCGCCGCCCCGGGCCGCAAAGACCTCCGGGACCGCCTGCGAGCACTTGACGTCGAAGACCAGTTTCTGGCCCGGACCCCGCCGCTCCAGCAAGTCCAGCCCGTAGAGGAGGAGAAGGATGTCGCCGCGGATGATCGCGCCGGTCTCGTCCACGGCGCCAATGCGGTCCGCATCCCCATCGAACGCGACCCCGAGCGCCGCGTCTTCGGCGCGGACACGCTCGATCAGGTCGGCCAGGTTCTCGTCCACCACCGGATCCGGGTGGTGGTTCGGGAACGTGCCGTCCGACTCGCAGTAGAGCGGGACGACGTCCGCGCCGATGCCTTCGAGGATCCGGACAGCGACCAGGCTCCCCGTCCCGTTGCCACAGTCCACCACCACGCGCAGCGGCCTCTGGAGCGAGAAGCGGCCCGTGATGTCGGCGACGTACTCGGGAAGGATGTCGTGCCGCTCCAGGCTCCCCGCGCCGACCTCGAACTCCTGTCGTTCGATCCGCTCGCGCAGCCGCTGGATGGCCGGGCCGTACAGGGCGCGGCCGTCGATGATCAGCTTGAACCCGTTGTACTCGGGCGGGTTGTGCGAGCCGGTGATCTGGATGCCGCCGTCGGTGCCGAGGCGCACGGCCGCGAAATACAGCGCGGGCGTCGGGACCGTTCCGACGTCGATCACGTCCACGCCAGCCGCCTGGAGCCCGCGGATCACCCCCTCCGCGAGATCCGGCGAGGAAGGGCGGTTGTCGCGGCCCACGACGACGCGGAGCCCCGGCGCACCCCCGTGCCGGCCACGGAGTTCGCTGCCGAACGCCCGCCCGATCAGCTCCGGGACCGGTCCCGCAAGGTCCCGAGGGACGACTCCACGAATGTCGTATTCACGGAAGATCTGCGGATTCACGGACACGGCTCCCTCCTCCCCAGCCGCGGTTGTTCGAGTGTGGCCGCAACCTAGACGCGCCGGACACGGAACGTCAAGCGAAGGCGATCGGCCGCACGCCGCCCACCCGCCACCAAAGCGAGCACGGCCGCCGCGTCTCCCACGCGCCGGCCGTGCCTGCGGCCCTATCGTCCCTCCCGTTCCCGGCCGTGGTCAGGGGGCGAGCACCCCGAGCGTCGCAGCGCTGGTCAGGGCCGCCGCGCTGCGCTCCGCAAGGTCCAGGAGCGCGCCCGGGAAGACGCCGAGCGCCACCACGGCGAGTGCGGCGGCGACCAGCGCCACGCGCAGGCCGGGCGAGACCTGCACATCCCCGTGGACGTCGGGGCGCTCCGGCTCGCGGAACCACATGTACCATGCCAGCCGCAGGTAGTACCAATAGGAGATCAGCGAGGCCAGGGCCAGGACGATGGCCAGCCAGATCATGCCCTTGTCCACCGCCGCACGCAGGATGTACACCTTGCCCACGAACCCGCCCGTGAGCGGGAAACCCGCCAGCGACAGCAGGAACACGGTCATCGTGACCCCGAGCACCGGGTGCCGCCAACCGAGCCCCGCGTAGTCGGCCAAATCCAACCGCTGCTCGCCGGGGCGCGCCACCACCGCCAGCACCGCGAACGCGCCCACCGTCATCAGCGTGTACACCAGGAGGTAGAACAGGAACGACGCCGTACCCAGCGTACTCGCCGCCGCCAGCGCCACGAGCAGGTAGCCGGCGTGCGCGATGCTCGAGTAGGCCAGCATCCGCTTCACGTTCCCCTGCACCGCCGCCAGCACGTTGGCCGCGACCATCGTCACCAGGGCGAACGGGAAGACCATCGCGCCCCAGGTGTCGTACAACCCCGGGAACGCGGTGAGGAACACCCGCAGCAGCGCGGCGAACGCGGATGCCTTGACCGCCACCGCCATGAACGCGGTGATCGGCGCCGGCGCGCCCTCGTACGCGTCCGGCGTCCACATGTGGAACGGCACCGCCGCGACCTTGAAGCCGAATCCAGCCGCGAGCAGCGCCATGCCGACCAGCACCAGGAGGTTGGCGCCGAGGCCGTCCACGCCGATCACGGCCGAGATCAAGGCGATGTTCACCGTGCCCGTGCCGCCGAACAGCAGCGCGATGCCGAACAGGAAGAACGCGCTGGAGAAGGCGCCCAACAGGAAGTACTTGAGCGCCGCCTCGGCGGAGCGGAGATCACGTCGGTTGACGCCCGTGAGAACGTAGACGCCCACGGACATGAGCTCGAGACCCAGGAAGATGACCATGAGGTCCCGAGCCCCCGCGAAGACCATCATCCCGACCAGCGAGAGCAGGACGAGCGCATACACCTCGCCGAGCCGGAGATGCTCCTGCTCCAGGTAACGCGTCGAAATGGGCACGAACAGCGCGCCGCCCAGCAGGAGGAGGTAGTTCGTGAAGATCCGGAACCCATCCACCGCGATCATGCCGGTCGTTCCCACTTCGGAGACCGTGGCGAGCCAGGCGTTGGCGATCGCGGCCGCGCCGATGCCCGCGAACGCGAGCCACGTGACGATGGGCCGGGAAGGCTCGCTCCGGTCGCCCTTCTGGAACACGTCCAC
This genomic window contains:
- a CDS encoding phosphomannomutase, producing the protein MSVNPQIFREYDIRGVVPRDLAGPVPELIGRAFGSELRGRHGGAPGLRVVVGRDNRPSSPDLAEGVIRGLQAAGVDVIDVGTVPTPALYFAAVRLGTDGGIQITGSHNPPEYNGFKLIIDGRALYGPAIQRLRERIERQEFEVGAGSLERHDILPEYVADITGRFSLQRPLRVVVDCGNGTGSLVAVRILEGIGADVVPLYCESDGTFPNHHPDPVVDENLADLIERVRAEDAALGVAFDGDADRIGAVDETGAIIRGDILLLLYGLDLLERRGPGQKLVFDVKCSQAVPEVFAARGGEPIMWKTGHSLIKEKMRETGAPIAGELSGHVCFADDYYGFDDALYAACRLVDLVARADRPLSSLVAEFPSYVSTPEIRVDVPEERKFDIVAAAVRDFSQSHEVISVDGARVLFPQGWGLLRASNTQPVLVLRYEARSPEALAEIRATMERWLREQGVDV
- a CDS encoding NADH-quinone oxidoreductase subunit N, which produces MQIDYSDPIHYFWALLPEVVLSLWAMIVLLVDVFQKGDRSEPSRPIVTWLAFAGIGAAAIANAWLATVSEVGTTGMIAVDGFRIFTNYLLLLGGALFVPISTRYLEQEHLRLGEVYALVLLSLVGMMVFAGARDLMVIFLGLELMSVGVYVLTGVNRRDLRSAEAALKYFLLGAFSSAFFLFGIALLFGGTGTVNIALISAVIGVDGLGANLLVLVGMALLAAGFGFKVAAVPFHMWTPDAYEGAPAPITAFMAVAVKASAFAALLRVFLTAFPGLYDTWGAMVFPFALVTMVAANVLAAVQGNVKRMLAYSSIAHAGYLLVALAAASTLGTASFLFYLLVYTLMTVGAFAVLAVVARPGEQRLDLADYAGLGWRHPVLGVTMTVFLLSLAGFPLTGGFVGKVYILRAAVDKGMIWLAIVLALASLISYWYYLRLAWYMWFREPERPDVHGDVQVSPGLRVALVAAALAVVALGVFPGALLDLAERSAAALTSAATLGVLAP